A part of Spodoptera frugiperda isolate SF20-4 chromosome 25, AGI-APGP_CSIRO_Sfru_2.0, whole genome shotgun sequence genomic DNA contains:
- the LOC118267946 gene encoding carcinine transporter-like, translating into MEEKSIKSVKENGNTKDIDYDELLSSAGEFGRYQIFLFFATFPFYVFGAFSYFSQVFLTETSPNHWCMVPELENLTILERRSLAIPLNKDSPFGYSRCEQYDANWTEVLSSGVTLNKTWNTVPCKQGWEFNKTEFAYPTIASEMGWVCERDSYQATAQSIFFVGSIVGGFLIGWIADRFGRIPAAVFSNMIGAVAGTATIFAHNFTEFTVCRFFMGMSYDNCMMMTYLLVLEYVAPKYRTRMTNLSFALFFTTGIVSLPWISLACGHWKTIALATSLPMALSLLAPFVIPESPRWLLSKGRIDDAVNKITNIGRINGKVVPQNLIDGFKYTTLNSKTVPGNIMDMLKRPILARVFICTCIEFMFCMIIFDALVRTIGQLQFDFYVSFTVISLTEFPSLVLLSFILDYTGRKSMIFVAMVVCAIFSFLIPFVGGGLASVICAVLARFSVNMACNAAMQWTAEMLPTSVRGSGSSIAHICGYIGTVISPFVAYLEVFRSWLPMIVVATIAILAALISITLPETANRDMPQTFDDAEVLIRSQGFFDLPCKKKVTNENATGQANDSFELN; encoded by the coding sequence ATGGAAGAAAAGTCGATTAAAAGTGTGAAAGAAAATGGGAACACCAAAGATATTGATTACGATGAACTTCTATCTTCGGCCGGCGAATTTGGTCGATACCAAATATTCCTGTTCTTTGCTACGTTCCCGTTTTACGTATTTGGCGCTTTCTCTTACTTCTCACAAGTCTTCTTAACAGAAACATCTCCAAACCATTGGTGTATGGTACCAGAACTCGAAAATTTGACAATTCTGGAAAGAAGAAGCCTAGCTATACCATTGAATAAAGACTCACCATTCGGATATTCAAGATGTGAGCAGTACGACGCAAACTGGACTGAAGTTTTATCATCGGGAGTCACCTTAAACAAAACATGGAATACAGTGCCTTGTAAGCAGGGTTGggaatttaataaaacagaaTTCGCTTACCCAACAATAGCAAGCGAAATGGGCTGGGTGTGCGAGAGAGACAGCTATCAAGCAACTGCACAATCAATCTTTTTTGTTGGGTCTATTGTTGGAGGTTTTCTCATAGGATGGATAGCAGACCGCTTTGGAAGGATACCAGCTGCCGTATTCAGTAACATGATAGGAGCTGTTGCAGGCACTGCCACCATATTTGCTCATAATTTTACTGAATTCACAGTCTGCCGATTTTTCATGGGCATGTCGTATGACAACTGCATGATGATGACTTACTTACTGGTATTGGAATACGTGGCTCCAAAGTACAGGACAAGAATGACTAATTTATCATTCGCTCTTTTCTTTACAACAGGCATTGTTTCGTTACCTTGGATATCGCTGGCTTGTGGACATTGGAAAACAATAGCACTTGCCACAAGCCTTCCTATGGCACTGTCTCTATTAGCTCCGTTTGTTATACCAGAAAGTCCAAGATGGTTATTGTCAAAAGGAAGAATTGACGATGCAgtgaataaaattacaaacataGGACGTATCAATGGAAAAGTAGTACCACAAAATCTGATTGATGGATTTAAATATACCACTCTGAACAGCAAAACAGTGCCTGGAAATATAATGGATATGTTAAAAAGACCTATCCTGGCAAGAGTATTTATCTGCACATGTATAGAATTTATGTTTTGCATGATTATTTTCGACGCTCTTGTCAGGACCATAGGACAACTGCAGTTCGATTTTTATGTATCGTTTACTGTGATATCTTTAACCGAATTTCCCTCATTGGTTCTTCTGTCATTCATTTTGGACTACACTGGAAGAAAGTCTATGATATTTGTAGCCATGGTTGTGTGTGCTATATTCAGTTTTTTGATACCATTTGTGGGTGGTGGGTTAGCATCGGTGATATGTGCAGTTTTGGCAAGATTTTCAGTGAATATGGCTTGCAACGCAGCCATGCAATGGACAGCAGAAATGTTACCAACATCAGTTAGAGGTTCAGGTTCATCAATAGCACATATTTGCGGATATATTGGTACAGTAATATCACCGTTTGTGGCGTACCTTGAAGTGTTTAGGTCTTGGTTACCTATGATTGTAGTTGCCACTATAGCAATTCTAGCTGCTTTAATAAGTATAACGCTGCCCGAAACAGCTAACAGGGATATGCCACAAACATTTGATGATGCAGAAGTGTTGATTAGAAGTCAGGGTTTCTTTGATTTACCGTGTAAGAAGAAAGTTACAAATGAAAATGCTACGGGCCAAGCGAATGAcagttttgaattaaattaa